One Gardnerella vaginalis genomic window, GGGCTTGTTGGCTCTTCTACCCAAGCCAAGTCAAAGTCGTGGAAGCGATTAATCCAAGTGATTGCTGTTGGAACATCCCACACTTGGTTTGCATCTACTGCAAGACGAACATCTGGACCGATTGCTTCGCGTGCGAGTGCGAGTCTTCGCAAATCGTCGTCTACATTTTGACCAACCTTAAGCTTAATTTGCTTAAAGCCTTTAACTTGCGATTCTTCCTTAGCGATTGCAACCATTTTCTCGTCACTGTAACCGAGCCAGCCTGCAGCAGTGGAGTAGCCTGGGTATCCGTTTGCAAGCAAGTCAGCAATTCGATCTTCCTTGCCTTTTTGACCATCTTGCAAGAACTCGATTGCTTCTTCTGGTCTTAATGCATCGGTCATGTAGCGGAAGTCAAGGGTAGAAACTAATTCCTCTGGATCCATCTCGGCAAGTAAACGCCACAATGGCTTCCCAGCTCGCTTTGCTTTAATATCCCACAATGCGCTTAAAATCGCGCCAATTGCCATGTGTTCTACGCCTTTTTCAGGACCTAGCCAGCGAAGTTGTGAGTCGTGAACAAAAAGATCCCATGCAAGTCGCATGTTGTCTAGCAATTCTTCCACGTTCCTGCCAATAAGCACTTGAGACATGGAGTCGATTGCTGCGCAAACAACATCGTTTCCGCGACCAATCGTAAATACAAATCCAACGCCTTTAATGCCATCGTCTAGACTTGTTTTGATTTCTACGTATGCTGATGAATAATCTGGATCTTTGTTCATTGCGTCGGACCCAGAAAGCGTTTGCGACGTAGGGAATCTAAAATCATAGGTTTTTACTGATGTGATTGT contains:
- a CDS encoding enolase C-terminal domain-like protein, with protein sequence MSTITSVKTYDFRFPTSQTLSGSDAMNKDPDYSSAYVEIKTSLDDGIKGVGFVFTIGRGNDVVCAAIDSMSQVLIGRNVEELLDNMRLAWDLFVHDSQLRWLGPEKGVEHMAIGAILSALWDIKAKRAGKPLWRLLAEMDPEELVSTLDFRYMTDALRPEEAIEFLQDGQKGKEDRIADLLANGYPGYSTAAGWLGYSDEKMVAIAKEESQVKGFKQIKLKVGQNVDDDLRRLALAREAIGPDVRLAVDANQVWDVPTAITWINRFHDFDLAWVEEPTSPDDVIGHATIARAINPIPVATGEQMQSRIMFKQYLQANAFGIMQIDATRVAGPQEVVLEYLLARKFNKPVCPHAGGVGLCEAVCHFAMFDYVAVSGTKEGRMIEYVDNQHEHFVHPTQIKNGNYVAPTAPGNGTEMTLETAEKYLYRG